One stretch of Meriones unguiculatus strain TT.TT164.6M chromosome 7, Bangor_MerUng_6.1, whole genome shotgun sequence DNA includes these proteins:
- the LOC110540993 gene encoding olfactory receptor 6C74 has product MKNHTAVTVFILLGLTDDLQLQVVVFVLLFLTYVLSVAGNLTIITLTLLDSHLKTPMYFFLRNFSFLEISFTTVCIPKFLVSIATGDKIISYNDCATQLFFTILLGATEFFLLAAMSYDRYVAICKPLHYMTIMSSRICNLLVFVSWLSGFLIIFPPLLMGLQLDFCAGNTVDHFFCDVSPILQLSCTDTHMIELMVLLSAILTLLVTLVLVSLSYTNIIRTILRIPSSQQRKKAFSTCSSHMVVVSISYGSCIFMYVKPSAKERVALNKGIALLSTSVAPMLNPFIYTLRNKQVKDAFKNIIKRWSFSH; this is encoded by the coding sequence ATGAAGAACCACACAGCAGTGACAGTATTCATTCTTCTTGGATTAACAGATGACCTGCAATTGCAGGTGGTTGTTTTTGTCCTTCTCTTTCTCACATACGTGCTGAGTGTTGCTGGGAACCTGACCATCATCACACTCACACTACTGGATTCTCATCTCAAGACACCCATGTATTTCTTCCTAcgaaacttttcatttttagaaatttcattcacaactgtctgtatccCCAAATTCCTTGTTAGTATAGCCACAGGGGATAAAATCATTTCATATAATGACTGTGCGACACAACTATTTTTCACTATTCTCTTGGGGGCAactgaattttttcttctggctgCTATgtcctatgaccgctatgtggccatttGCAAACCCTTGCACTACATGACCATCATGAGCAGCAGAATTTGCAACTTATTGGTCTTTGTTTCCTGGTTGTCTGGTTTCCTGATaatttttcctcccctcctcatGGGGCTTCAGCTTGATTTCTGTGCAGGCAACACTGTAGATCATTTCTTCTGTGATGTCTCTCCTATACTTCAGCTCtcttgcacagacacacacatgataGAATTAATGGTGCTTCTGTCTGCCATTTTGACACTCCTTGTTACCCTGGTGTTAGTAAGTCTTTCCTACACAAACATCATCAGGACGATTCTGAGAATCCCAtcttctcaacagagaaagaaagcctTTTCTACATGTTCTTCACACATGGTTGTGGTGTCCATTTCTTATGGCAGCTGCATCTTCATGTATGTGAAGCCATCTGCAAAAGAAAGAGTTGCTTTAAATAAAGGGATAGCTCTGCTCAGCACTTCAGTTGCACCCATGTTGAATCCCTTCATTTATACACTCAGAAACAAACAGGTAAAAGATGCTTTTAAGAACATCATTAAAAGATGGAGCTTTTCTCATTGA